A genomic stretch from Chloroflexota bacterium includes:
- the pdxT gene encoding pyridoxal 5'-phosphate synthase glutaminase subunit PdxT has translation MTIGVLALQGAFREHVQMLRRMGVPAVEVRLPDDLAAVDGLIIPGGESTTIGKLARAYGLIEPIRAMAQAGKPVWGTCAGMILLAADIGPEPPHVGVLDVRVRRNAFGRQTESFEVDLPVPAVNGHGEPYHAIFIRAPLIEAAGPGVQVLASLPDGTMVAARQRNLLATSFHPELTSDDRFHRYFVEQVRA, from the coding sequence ATGACCATCGGGGTACTGGCACTACAGGGCGCCTTCCGCGAGCATGTGCAGATGCTGCGGCGCATGGGCGTGCCGGCTGTCGAGGTGCGCCTGCCGGACGACCTGGCCGCCGTGGACGGATTGATCATCCCCGGCGGCGAGAGCACGACGATCGGTAAGCTGGCGCGCGCCTACGGCCTGATTGAGCCGATCCGGGCGATGGCGCAGGCGGGCAAGCCGGTCTGGGGTACCTGCGCCGGCATGATCTTGCTGGCCGCCGATATCGGGCCGGAGCCGCCGCATGTCGGCGTGCTGGACGTGCGTGTCCGGCGCAACGCGTTCGGGCGGCAGACCGAGTCATTCGAGGTCGATTTGCCGGTGCCGGCCGTCAACGGCCACGGCGAGCCGTACCACGCCATCTTCATCCGCGCACCGTTGATTGAAGCGGCCGGGCCGGGCGTGCAGGTGCTGGCGAGCCTGCCCGACGGCACGATGGTGGCGGCGCGGCAGCGCAATCTGCTGGCCACCAGTTTTCACCCGGAACTTACGAGCGACGACCGCTTCCACCGCTATTTCGTGGAGCAGGTGCGTGCCTGA